The Endozoicomonas sp. 4G DNA segment GTATCTCCACACACACACCAGCGGGCGCAAACGCTCCAGTACAGAGCCGGAAACCTCTGCTGCCAGCCATCGGCAAGGATCAATGGATTCTTGGGCTGGTGATCGGAGCGGTTGCTCTTTATCTGATTATTTCCCTGCTGCTGCCACTTCTGTCCATGCTGGCAAGAAGTGTGCAGGACAGCGATGGCGCTTTTGTTGGTCTGAGTTACTTTGCTGAGTATCTTGGCAACCCGGCCCTGAGCCAGTCCATTGGCAATACGCTGAAAGCCGGTATTATTGTTACGACAATCGTCGTTAGTTTGTCATTCCTGTTTGCCTACGGACTGACACGCACCCAAATGCCCTTCAAACCCGTCTTCAAAGTATTGGGCATGTTACCCATCCTGGCACCCTCGCTGCTGCCTGCCATTAGTATGATTTATCTGTTTGGCAACCAGGGTGTCGCTGTAGACTTGCTATTCGGTCACTCGATTTATGGCCTGCCCGGTATTGTTATGGGTCTGGCTTTCTGGACCTTTCCCCATGCCCTGTTGATTCTTACCACGGCGCTGTCCACCTCCGACGCCAGACTCTATGAAGCAGCACGCTCCATGGGTACGTCTCCGTTTAAAACCTTTATGACTGTCACGCTGCCAGCGGCCAAGTTTGGTCTGATCAGTACGGTCACTGTCGTTTTCACCCTGGTGGTGACCGACTTTGGTGTCCCAAAAGTGATTGGGGCCCAGTACAACGTACTGGCTACCGACATCTACAAACAGGTGGCCGGTCAACAGAACTTTGCCATGGGTGCTGTCATCAGTGTGCTGTTGCTGATCCCCGCCCTGTTGGCGTTTGTGATTGATCACAGAGTTCAGAAAAAACAGAAAGAATTGTTTGGCGCTCGCTCCGTCAACTTTGTGCCTGAGCGAAATCCTGTGAAGGATGGTATTTTCTTCCTGATTTGCAGCCTGATCTGTCTGGCCATTCTGGCCGTGGTGGGTATGGCGATTTATGGCTCGCTGGTCACTTTCTGGCCCTGGAACATGGAGCTGTCTTTAAGCAACTATCAGTTTGAAAAGTTCAGTGCCAATGGCTGGGAGCCCTACTTCAACTCTCTGAAAATGGCGTTCTACACAGCGATTGCCGGAACCCTGATTATTTTCGTTACGGCTTACAATGTGGAAAAAAGTAAGTTGCCTCCCATTTTGAGGAACTTTATCCACATCATGGCCATGTTGCCGATGGCGGTACCGGGTATGGTGCTGGGTCTGGGTTATATCTTCTTCTTTAACCAGGCCGGTAATCCGTTGGGGATACTTTATGGAACCATGACGATTCTGGTCATCAATACGGTGGCTCACTACTTCACGGTGGGGCACCTGACAGCATTGACGGCCCTGAAGAAGTTGCCCGCTGAGATTGAGCAGGTAGCGGCATCACTGAAGATCCCGCAATACAAAGCCTTCCTGAAAGTCTCCCTGCCGGTCTGCACACCTGCTTTGCTGGATATAGCGATCTATCTTTTTGTTAACGCCCTGACTACTACGTCGGCTGTCGTTTTCCTTTACTCTACCGATACCATGCTGGCTTCCGTTTCAGTACTGAACATGGAAGATGCCGGACAAACCGGCCCGGCTGCGGCCATGGCGGTGTTGATTCTGGTCACAGCTGCCAGCGTTAAGATAGCTCATATGACGTTGGGTAAGTTGCTGTTGAACAGGACCCAGAAGTGGAAGCAATCCTGAAGCTGCTTTGAGGAACGTTTAATCCCCTTCCCTGAATCCGGTCAGATTGCTGGCCGGTTTTTCAACAACCTGTGGCCCGTGGGAACGGGATGAAAGGTTTCGTCGATCAGGATTTATAGGCCTTAATGCATCTGCTTCCCAAAAACGGAGGATTTCCAGCCATCAAACTGAACCTGAAGCTCATTGATCGGATCGACACCTGCGGGAACGGACTCTATGACTAAATCAACATGATAGTACTCTTCGGTGTCATCAGGTCGAGCCACCACCAAAAAAGAAAATAATGAGGAAACCCCTTTAGAAGAACAGCGGCGGTCTGCACCCGCAAAATGAGCCCCCTGCATAGCGGCCATGAGTTTATCAG contains these protein-coding regions:
- a CDS encoding putative 2-aminoethylphosphonate ABC transporter permease subunit, which gives rise to MSSLPHDESALTMSISTHTPAGANAPVQSRKPLLPAIGKDQWILGLVIGAVALYLIISLLLPLLSMLARSVQDSDGAFVGLSYFAEYLGNPALSQSIGNTLKAGIIVTTIVVSLSFLFAYGLTRTQMPFKPVFKVLGMLPILAPSLLPAISMIYLFGNQGVAVDLLFGHSIYGLPGIVMGLAFWTFPHALLILTTALSTSDARLYEAARSMGTSPFKTFMTVTLPAAKFGLISTVTVVFTLVVTDFGVPKVIGAQYNVLATDIYKQVAGQQNFAMGAVISVLLLIPALLAFVIDHRVQKKQKELFGARSVNFVPERNPVKDGIFFLICSLICLAILAVVGMAIYGSLVTFWPWNMELSLSNYQFEKFSANGWEPYFNSLKMAFYTAIAGTLIIFVTAYNVEKSKLPPILRNFIHIMAMLPMAVPGMVLGLGYIFFFNQAGNPLGILYGTMTILVINTVAHYFTVGHLTALTALKKLPAEIEQVAASLKIPQYKAFLKVSLPVCTPALLDIAIYLFVNALTTTSAVVFLYSTDTMLASVSVLNMEDAGQTGPAAAMAVLILVTAASVKIAHMTLGKLLLNRTQKWKQS